Proteins from one Enterobacter bugandensis genomic window:
- a CDS encoding acetyl-CoA C-acetyltransferase codes for MKKVMIVGATRTPIGSFRGSLSSLSAVELGAVTVRHLLENSGLSAEQVDELIFGQVLTAGCGQNPARQTAIGAGLPVSTPATTVNLVCGAGLKAVQLAAQAIRCGDAEVVIAGGQESMSNAPYLLDGARAGLRFGHAGLKDCMITDGLWDAFNNYHMGITAENVAREYDISREQQDAFAARSQQKAASAIESGRLDAEIAPVTVKQGKKPPLVIDRDEQPRPGTTAEQLAQLRPAFLHEEGTVTAGNASTLNDGAAAVLLMSEEKARESGLPVLGRIVSYAVTGVDPSVMGMGPVSACRTALARAGWTLDEVDLIEANEAFAAQALAVGQQLGWDEHKVNVNGGAIALGHPIGASGCRILVTLLYEMQRRDVKKGLVTLCVGGGQGIALTVER; via the coding sequence ATGAAAAAGGTCATGATTGTCGGGGCAACGCGAACCCCCATTGGCAGTTTTCGCGGATCGCTCTCGTCCCTTTCTGCGGTTGAGCTTGGGGCCGTCACGGTACGGCACCTGCTGGAGAACAGTGGTCTCAGCGCCGAACAGGTAGACGAACTGATTTTCGGCCAGGTTCTGACGGCCGGATGCGGGCAAAACCCCGCCCGCCAGACGGCCATCGGCGCCGGGTTGCCCGTCAGCACGCCGGCGACCACCGTCAACCTGGTGTGCGGCGCGGGCTTAAAAGCGGTCCAGCTCGCCGCCCAGGCGATCCGCTGCGGCGACGCGGAGGTGGTTATCGCCGGCGGTCAGGAGAGCATGAGCAACGCCCCATATCTGCTGGACGGCGCACGTGCCGGGCTGCGTTTCGGGCATGCGGGCCTCAAGGACTGCATGATTACCGACGGCCTGTGGGACGCATTCAACAATTACCACATGGGGATCACCGCTGAAAACGTCGCCCGCGAGTATGACATTTCCCGCGAGCAGCAGGACGCCTTCGCCGCCCGCTCGCAGCAAAAAGCGGCGTCCGCCATTGAGTCCGGCCGGCTTGACGCCGAGATAGCGCCGGTGACGGTGAAACAGGGTAAAAAGCCGCCGCTGGTTATTGATCGTGACGAACAGCCCCGACCAGGCACTACCGCAGAGCAGCTTGCGCAGTTGCGTCCCGCCTTTTTGCACGAGGAAGGCACCGTCACGGCGGGGAATGCCTCCACGCTCAACGACGGTGCCGCCGCGGTGCTGCTGATGAGCGAGGAAAAGGCGCGGGAGAGCGGATTGCCTGTCCTTGGCCGCATCGTGAGTTACGCCGTGACGGGCGTTGACCCGTCAGTAATGGGCATGGGCCCGGTCAGCGCCTGCCGGACGGCGCTGGCGCGGGCGGGCTGGACGCTCGACGAGGTGGACCTCATTGAAGCCAATGAAGCCTTTGCCGCCCAGGCGCTGGCGGTGGGCCAGCAGCTCGGCTGGGATGAGCACAAGGTCAACGTTAACGGCGGTGCCATCGCCCTGGGCCATCCGATTGGTGCTTCCGGCTGCCGAATCCTCGTGACCCTGCTGTACGAAATGCAGCGCCGTGACGTTAAAAAAGGGCTCGTCACCCTGTGCGTAGGCGGCGGACAAGGCATTGCCCTGACCGTCGAGCGTTAA
- a CDS encoding CoA transferase subunit B — translation MLTREQMAMRVARELRDGYYVNLGIGIPTLVANYIPDGMDVMLQSENGLLGMGAFPDEQSLDADMINAGKQTVTARTGAAIFDSAQSFAMIRGGHVDLTVLGAFEVDVEGNIASWMIPGKMVKGMGGAMDLVAGAQNIIVVMTHASKSGESKLLPRCTLPLTGAGCIRRVLTDLALLEIQDGAFILREYAPGVSIDEIVRKTAGKIIVADDVREMRFT, via the coding sequence ATGTTAACCCGTGAACAGATGGCCATGCGCGTCGCCCGCGAGCTGCGCGACGGTTATTACGTCAACCTGGGGATCGGCATCCCTACCCTGGTGGCGAACTACATTCCGGACGGGATGGACGTGATGCTGCAGTCGGAAAACGGCCTGCTGGGGATGGGGGCTTTTCCAGACGAGCAGAGCCTTGATGCCGACATGATCAACGCCGGTAAACAGACCGTGACCGCGCGGACCGGCGCGGCCATTTTCGACTCGGCCCAGTCGTTTGCCATGATCCGCGGCGGCCACGTGGATCTGACCGTGCTGGGCGCATTTGAAGTGGACGTGGAGGGCAACATCGCCTCGTGGATGATCCCCGGAAAGATGGTGAAGGGCATGGGCGGCGCGATGGATCTCGTTGCCGGGGCGCAGAACATCATTGTGGTGATGACCCACGCCTCAAAGAGCGGTGAGTCGAAGCTGCTGCCGCGCTGCACGCTGCCGCTCACGGGCGCGGGCTGTATCCGTCGGGTCCTGACCGATCTCGCGCTGCTGGAAATTCAGGACGGCGCGTTCATCCTGCGGGAATACGCCCCGGGCGTCAGTATTGACGAAATCGTGCGTAAAACGGCAGGGAAAATCATTGTGGCGGACGACGTGCGCGAGATGCGCTTCACCTGA
- a CDS encoding CoA transferase subunit A — MAGLDKRVGSYAQALDGLTDGMTLLAGGFGLCGIPENLIAEVRRRQVRDLTVVSNNCGVDGFGLGILLETRQVRKVVASYVGENALFEQQVLSGELEIELTPQGTLAEKVRAGGAGIPAFYTATGYGTPVATGKDVRQFAGKHYILEEAIVGDFALIKGWKADWYGNVIYRHTAQNFNPLMATAGRITVVEVEEIVPPGELPPSAIHTPGIYVDRLIVGQFEKRIEQRTLRAQGV; from the coding sequence ATGGCAGGACTGGATAAGCGCGTCGGCAGCTATGCGCAGGCGCTGGACGGGCTGACGGACGGAATGACCTTGCTGGCGGGCGGCTTCGGCCTGTGCGGCATTCCGGAGAACCTGATTGCGGAGGTCCGGCGCCGTCAGGTGAGAGATTTGACCGTGGTGTCAAACAACTGCGGCGTGGATGGATTCGGCCTGGGGATACTGCTCGAAACGCGGCAGGTTCGCAAAGTGGTGGCCTCTTACGTCGGCGAGAACGCGCTGTTTGAGCAGCAGGTGCTGAGTGGCGAGCTGGAAATTGAGCTTACGCCGCAGGGCACGCTGGCGGAAAAGGTGCGCGCGGGCGGAGCCGGTATTCCGGCGTTTTATACGGCCACCGGCTACGGCACGCCCGTGGCGACCGGCAAGGACGTGCGCCAGTTCGCGGGGAAGCACTACATCCTCGAGGAGGCGATCGTCGGCGATTTCGCGCTGATCAAGGGGTGGAAAGCGGACTGGTACGGCAACGTCATCTATCGCCATACCGCGCAAAACTTTAATCCGCTGATGGCAACGGCGGGCCGGATCACGGTGGTGGAGGTGGAAGAGATTGTTCCGCCGGGTGAACTGCCCCCGTCGGCTATTCACACCCCGGGAATTTACGTCGACAGGCTGATTGTCGGCCAGTTTGAAAAACGCATTGAGCAGCGCACCTTGCGCGCGCAAGGAGTGTGA
- a CDS encoding LysR family transcriptional regulator: MRMSVKQLRAFLAVAHTLNFAHASERLNLSQPALSLTIKSLEDALGGPLLQRSTRKVALTQEGETFLPMARQLLADWDNVEEAMHQCFTLQRGKISVAAMPSFAANVLPEVLKAFRDRHAGINVTVHDVINEQVIEMVREGRVEMGIAFEPAPTHNLLFTPLGLDRFVAIVPKDSALAGKKRLAWEELLTLDFITLQRPSAVRLMMEEELARSGRKLDVALESHQLVTVGRMVASGLGGSAVPALCEAQMTALGAVCIPLDNPPIEKCIGAIHPGHTQLSKAAHALLETLKDFYQPAHGARNTCGTG; this comes from the coding sequence ATGAGAATGAGTGTCAAACAGTTACGCGCGTTTTTAGCGGTAGCTCACACTCTCAATTTCGCGCACGCCAGCGAACGCTTAAATCTCTCCCAGCCGGCCCTGAGCCTGACGATTAAAAGTCTGGAAGACGCGCTCGGCGGCCCGCTGCTGCAGCGGAGCACGCGCAAGGTTGCCCTCACGCAGGAAGGGGAGACGTTTCTGCCGATGGCGCGGCAGCTGCTTGCCGACTGGGATAATGTGGAGGAGGCGATGCACCAGTGCTTTACCCTGCAGCGCGGCAAAATCTCGGTCGCGGCGATGCCGTCATTTGCCGCCAACGTTTTACCGGAGGTGCTCAAGGCGTTTCGTGATCGCCACGCCGGGATCAACGTCACCGTGCATGACGTCATTAACGAGCAGGTGATTGAGATGGTGCGGGAAGGGCGGGTTGAGATGGGGATCGCCTTTGAGCCGGCCCCCACGCACAACCTGCTGTTTACGCCGCTGGGGCTCGACAGGTTTGTCGCCATTGTGCCGAAGGACTCCGCGCTGGCGGGCAAAAAGCGGCTGGCCTGGGAAGAGCTACTGACGCTGGATTTTATTACCCTGCAGCGCCCGTCGGCGGTACGTCTGATGATGGAGGAGGAGCTGGCCCGAAGCGGCAGAAAGCTGGACGTGGCGCTGGAGAGTCATCAACTGGTGACGGTAGGTCGCATGGTCGCCAGCGGGCTGGGAGGCAGTGCCGTACCGGCGCTCTGCGAAGCGCAGATGACGGCGCTGGGCGCGGTCTGTATACCGCTGGATAACCCGCCCATTGAAAAGTGCATCGGAGCAATCCATCCGGGGCACACGCAGCTCTCTAAAGCGGCGCATGCCCTGCTGGAAACGCTGAAGGATTTTTACCAGCCCGCTCACGGGGCGAGAAATACCTGCGGTACGGGGTGA
- a CDS encoding heme ABC transporter ATP-binding protein codes for MAERYCAEKIFFHAGQRTLIDDVSLTLSQGELVALIGPNGAGKSTLLRLLTGYLKPASGRCTLAGTPLADWPPDTLARYRAVMRQNTQPGFDWPVDAVVGMGRAPWTRSPEASVVEEVMAITGSLPLAGRRYSTLSGGEQQRIQLARALAQLWCDGAPRGWLFLDEPTSALDLYHQQHLLRLMKSLTRRGHLHVCVVLHDLNLAALWADRILLLHNGRLVSSGTPEDVLQAGTLARWYGAQVRVGSHPDHPVPQVFLAP; via the coding sequence ATGGCTGAACGCTATTGTGCAGAGAAAATCTTCTTTCACGCCGGGCAGCGGACGCTGATCGACGATGTGTCGCTTACCCTCTCTCAGGGTGAGCTGGTCGCCCTGATTGGCCCCAACGGTGCCGGGAAATCGACGTTATTGCGGCTGCTTACCGGCTATCTCAAGCCCGCAAGCGGACGCTGCACTCTGGCCGGGACGCCGCTTGCGGACTGGCCGCCGGATACCCTCGCCCGCTACCGGGCGGTGATGCGCCAGAATACACAGCCCGGATTCGACTGGCCGGTGGACGCGGTGGTCGGTATGGGACGCGCGCCCTGGACTCGCTCCCCTGAAGCGTCGGTAGTTGAGGAAGTGATGGCGATAACGGGCTCTCTACCGCTGGCGGGCAGACGCTATTCAACGCTCTCCGGCGGCGAGCAGCAGCGGATCCAGCTCGCCCGCGCGCTGGCCCAGCTCTGGTGCGACGGAGCCCCGCGCGGCTGGCTGTTTCTTGATGAGCCCACCTCCGCGCTGGATCTCTACCACCAGCAGCATCTGCTGCGCCTGATGAAATCCCTGACCCGTCGGGGTCATCTCCACGTGTGCGTGGTGCTGCACGATCTCAATCTGGCGGCGCTGTGGGCGGATCGCATTCTGCTGTTGCACAACGGCAGGCTGGTCTCCAGTGGCACACCGGAGGACGTGCTGCAGGCCGGGACGCTGGCGCGCTGGTACGGCGCACAGGTGCGCGTCGGCAGCCATCCGGATCACCCCGTACCGCAGGTATTTCTCGCCCCGTGA
- a CDS encoding FecCD family ABC transporter permease — MSRRIALSLWMLAAILSIMTLTATGFGALHLPVSLLWSGSDEAMRQIWLTIRLPRVLLALVIGGALALAGCVMQGLFRNPLADPGLLGISSGAALAVALWVVIPAALPALLMLYAPMLAAFLGALAATVIIFLLSQQRHGSLSRLLLVGIAINALCGAAVGVLSWLSNDAQLRQLSLWGMGSLGQAQWSTLLAITSLMVPAVLIIWRLAAPLNLLLLGDEEAHYLGVDVAMVQRILLLCSALLVAAAVAVSGVIGFIGLVVPHLMRMWLGADHRAVVPGSVLAGALLLLVADTLARTLVSPAEMPVGLLTSLLGAPWFLWLIFRRGGTHG, encoded by the coding sequence ATGTCCCGGCGGATCGCCTTGTCGTTGTGGATGCTGGCCGCGATCCTGAGCATCATGACGCTCACCGCGACCGGGTTTGGGGCACTGCACCTGCCGGTCAGCCTGCTGTGGAGCGGCAGCGATGAGGCCATGCGTCAGATCTGGCTTACCATTCGCCTGCCCCGCGTACTGCTGGCGCTGGTGATTGGCGGAGCGCTGGCGCTGGCCGGCTGTGTGATGCAGGGGCTGTTCCGCAACCCGCTGGCAGACCCGGGTCTGCTGGGGATCAGCAGCGGCGCGGCGCTGGCGGTGGCGCTGTGGGTGGTCATTCCCGCCGCGTTACCTGCCCTGCTGATGCTGTATGCCCCGATGCTCGCGGCGTTCCTCGGCGCGCTGGCCGCAACCGTTATTATCTTCCTGCTCAGCCAGCAGCGTCACGGCTCCCTGTCCCGCCTGCTGCTTGTGGGGATCGCCATCAACGCCCTGTGCGGCGCGGCCGTCGGGGTGCTCTCATGGCTCAGCAATGATGCCCAGCTTCGCCAGCTTTCCCTCTGGGGAATGGGCAGCCTCGGGCAGGCGCAGTGGTCCACCCTGCTGGCTATAACGTCGCTGATGGTGCCCGCGGTGCTGATTATCTGGCGGCTGGCCGCCCCGCTCAACCTGCTGCTGCTGGGCGATGAAGAGGCGCACTATCTCGGGGTGGATGTCGCGATGGTACAGCGGATCCTGCTGCTGTGCAGCGCCCTGCTGGTTGCCGCGGCGGTAGCCGTCAGCGGCGTGATCGGCTTTATTGGCCTTGTGGTGCCGCACCTGATGCGCATGTGGCTGGGGGCCGACCACCGGGCCGTCGTACCCGGCTCGGTGCTGGCCGGTGCGCTGCTGCTGCTGGTTGCCGACACGCTGGCGCGCACCCTGGTCTCTCCGGCGGAGATGCCCGTCGGGTTATTGACCAGCCTTCTCGGCGCGCCGTGGTTCCTGTGGCTTATCTTTCGTCGCGGAGGTACGCATGGCTGA
- a CDS encoding heme/hemin ABC transporter substrate-binding protein codes for MKTWLALLSALPLVAFAAAQEKIVALGGDVTEIVYALGAQSSLVARDSTSQWPQAANDLPDVGYLRQLNAEGILSMRPTLVLASDQAQPSLALKQVEQSHVRVVTVPGRNDLSVIDEKVRVIANATHHEAEGEALRHTLRQALAALPSAPLNKRVLFILNHGGMTAMAAGQQTGADAAIRAAGLQNAMQGFTRYQPLSQEGVIASQPDLVVISQDGVNALGGEENLWKLPGLAQTPAGRNRQVLAIDDMALLGFSVRTPDAIQQLRAKAEQLP; via the coding sequence ATGAAAACGTGGTTAGCCCTGCTGAGCGCCCTGCCTCTGGTGGCGTTTGCCGCCGCGCAGGAGAAAATTGTCGCCCTTGGCGGCGACGTGACGGAGATTGTCTACGCGCTTGGCGCGCAGTCTTCGCTGGTCGCGCGCGACAGCACCAGCCAGTGGCCGCAGGCGGCAAACGATCTGCCTGACGTGGGATATTTACGCCAGCTTAACGCCGAAGGCATTTTGTCCATGCGCCCCACGCTGGTGCTGGCCAGCGACCAGGCGCAGCCGTCTCTGGCGTTGAAGCAGGTCGAACAAAGTCACGTCAGGGTAGTAACCGTTCCCGGCCGCAACGATCTGAGCGTCATTGACGAAAAGGTTCGGGTGATTGCCAACGCTACGCACCATGAAGCCGAGGGGGAAGCCCTGCGCCACACGCTGCGTCAGGCGCTGGCGGCCCTGCCCTCCGCGCCCCTCAACAAGCGGGTGCTGTTTATCCTCAACCACGGGGGAATGACCGCAATGGCCGCCGGGCAGCAGACCGGCGCAGACGCCGCCATCCGTGCCGCCGGGCTGCAGAACGCGATGCAGGGATTCACCCGCTATCAGCCGCTGTCTCAGGAAGGGGTCATTGCCAGCCAGCCCGATCTGGTGGTGATTTCGCAGGACGGCGTGAACGCGCTGGGCGGCGAAGAAAACCTGTGGAAGCTGCCCGGTCTGGCGCAAACCCCGGCGGGACGGAACAGGCAGGTGCTGGCGATTGATGATATGGCGCTGCTGGGCTTCAGCGTGCGAACGCCGGATGCCATCCAGCAGCTGCGCGCCAAAGCGGAGCAACTGCCCTGA
- the chuS gene encoding hematinate-forming heme oxygenase ChuS, giving the protein MHHYARWLELKEENPGKYARDIAGLMNISEAELTFSRVGHDAWRLRGEIRDILGALEAVGETKCICRNEYAVHEQVGSFTNQHLNGHAGLVLNPRALDLRLFLNQWASAFHLSETTARGERQSIQFFDRQGDAVLKVYTTDNTDLAAWGDVLTRFIFADNPPLELSAGDVPAHAENADAALVDKEWRAMTDVHQFFSLLKRHNLSRQQAFRLVGDDLACKVENSALAQLLEAARRDGNEIMVFVGNRGCVQIFTGAVEKVVPMKGWLNVFNPAFTLHLLEETIAESWVTRKPTADGHVTSLELFAADGTQIAQLYGQRTEGEPEQSQWRSQIDALTPKGLAA; this is encoded by the coding sequence ATGCATCACTACGCACGCTGGCTTGAGCTAAAAGAAGAAAATCCGGGTAAGTATGCGCGAGACATCGCAGGGTTAATGAACATCAGCGAAGCGGAGCTGACCTTTTCCCGCGTGGGCCATGACGCCTGGCGACTGCGCGGCGAAATCCGCGATATCCTGGGCGCGCTGGAAGCCGTGGGTGAAACCAAGTGCATCTGCCGCAACGAGTATGCCGTTCACGAGCAGGTGGGCAGCTTCACCAACCAGCACCTGAACGGCCACGCCGGGCTGGTGCTGAACCCGCGCGCGCTGGATCTGCGCCTGTTCCTCAACCAGTGGGCGAGCGCGTTTCACCTCAGCGAAACCACCGCCCGCGGCGAGCGACAGAGCATTCAGTTCTTCGATCGTCAGGGCGATGCGGTGCTGAAGGTCTACACCACGGACAACACCGACCTCGCCGCCTGGGGCGACGTGCTGACCCGCTTTATCTTTGCCGATAACCCGCCGCTTGAGCTGAGCGCTGGGGATGTCCCGGCTCACGCCGAAAACGCGGATGCCGCTCTCGTGGACAAGGAGTGGCGCGCCATGACCGACGTGCATCAGTTCTTCAGCCTGCTCAAACGCCACAATCTCAGCCGTCAGCAGGCATTTCGCCTGGTGGGCGACGACCTGGCCTGTAAGGTGGAGAACAGCGCGCTGGCACAGCTGCTGGAAGCGGCACGTCGGGACGGCAACGAAATCATGGTCTTCGTCGGCAACCGCGGCTGCGTGCAGATCTTCACCGGCGCGGTGGAAAAAGTCGTGCCGATGAAAGGCTGGCTGAACGTCTTTAACCCTGCCTTTACCCTGCATCTGCTGGAGGAGACGATCGCAGAGAGCTGGGTGACGCGCAAGCCCACGGCTGACGGCCACGTCACCAGCCTGGAGCTGTTTGCCGCCGACGGCACGCAAATCGCCCAGCTTTACGGCCAGCGTACCGAAGGTGAGCCGGAGCAGAGCCAGTGGCGCAGCCAGATTGACGCCCTGACGCCAAAAGGGCTGGCCGCATGA
- a CDS encoding TonB-dependent hemoglobin/transferrin/lactoferrin family receptor, translated as MLHLHTERLRPSLLALAIVSTLPGAAFAAADEITVTATGNARSAFEAPMMVSVVDATAPEKQTASSAADLLRNVPGLTLDGTGRTNGQDVNLRGYDRRGVLVLVDGVRQGTDTGHLNSTFLDPALIKRIEVVRGPSALLYGSGALGGVISYDTVDAKDLLEPGKNSGYRVFGTGATGDHSLGLGASAYGRTDTLDGLVSWSSRDRGDIRQSDGATAPNDESINNMLAKGSWKIDQAQTLSGALRYYNNAAQEPKNPQTSDANSSNPMTDRSTIQRDAQVGYHIAPEGYDWLNADAKVYWSEARINAQNIDSTGEFRKQTTKGGKVENRTRLFSDSFASHLLTYGGEYYRQEQRPGGSTTGFPEAKIDFSSGWLQDEITLRDLPITLLGGTRYDNYRGSSNGYDDVDADKWSSRAGLTVSPTDWLMLFGSYAQAFRAPTMGEMYNDAKHFSIGRFYTNYWVPNPNLRPETNETQEFGFGLRFDDLMLANDALEFKASYFDTKAKDYISTTVDFAAATTMSYNVPNAKIWGWDMMAKYSADLFSLDVAYNRTRGKDTDTGEYISSINPDTVTSKLDVPVAQSGFSVGWIGTFADRSTHVSSSYSKQPGYAVNDFYVSYKGQEQLKGVTTTLVLGNAFDKEYWSPQGIPQDGRNGKIFVSYQW; from the coding sequence ATGCTACACCTGCATACCGAACGTTTACGCCCGTCCCTTCTGGCGCTGGCGATTGTCAGCACCCTGCCGGGCGCCGCGTTTGCTGCCGCAGATGAAATAACCGTCACCGCCACAGGCAATGCCCGTAGCGCCTTCGAAGCCCCGATGATGGTGAGCGTGGTTGACGCCACCGCCCCGGAAAAACAGACCGCCAGCTCTGCCGCCGACCTGCTGCGCAACGTGCCCGGTCTGACGCTGGACGGCACCGGCCGCACCAACGGTCAGGACGTTAACCTGCGCGGCTATGACCGCCGCGGCGTTCTGGTGCTGGTCGACGGCGTGCGCCAGGGTACCGACACCGGGCACCTCAACAGCACGTTCCTCGATCCGGCGCTGATTAAACGTATTGAAGTGGTGCGCGGTCCGTCTGCGCTGCTCTACGGCAGCGGCGCGCTGGGTGGCGTCATCTCCTATGACACCGTTGACGCCAAAGATCTGCTGGAACCGGGCAAAAACAGCGGTTATCGCGTGTTTGGTACTGGCGCAACGGGGGACCACAGCCTCGGCCTGGGGGCCAGCGCCTATGGCCGTACCGATACCCTGGACGGCCTGGTATCGTGGTCCAGCCGCGACCGCGGCGATATCCGCCAGAGCGACGGTGCGACGGCGCCGAACGACGAATCCATCAATAACATGCTGGCGAAAGGCAGCTGGAAAATCGACCAGGCCCAGACCCTGAGCGGCGCCCTGCGCTATTACAACAACGCCGCGCAGGAGCCGAAAAACCCGCAAACCTCTGATGCCAATAGCAGCAACCCGATGACTGACCGCTCCACCATCCAGCGCGATGCGCAGGTTGGCTACCACATTGCGCCGGAAGGATACGACTGGCTGAACGCCGATGCGAAGGTTTACTGGTCCGAAGCGCGCATTAATGCCCAGAACATCGACAGCACCGGCGAGTTCCGCAAGCAGACCACCAAAGGCGGCAAGGTGGAAAACCGTACCCGCCTGTTCAGCGATTCCTTTGCCTCTCACCTTCTGACCTACGGCGGAGAATATTATCGTCAGGAGCAGCGTCCGGGCGGGTCCACGACCGGCTTCCCGGAGGCGAAAATCGACTTCAGCTCCGGCTGGCTGCAGGATGAAATCACCCTGCGCGATCTGCCGATCACCTTGCTGGGCGGCACGCGGTATGACAACTACCGCGGCAGCAGCAATGGCTACGACGATGTCGATGCCGATAAATGGTCCTCCCGTGCCGGGTTAACCGTCAGCCCCACCGACTGGCTGATGCTGTTCGGATCTTACGCGCAGGCCTTCCGCGCGCCGACCATGGGTGAGATGTATAACGACGCCAAACACTTCTCCATTGGCCGCTTCTACACCAACTACTGGGTGCCGAACCCGAACCTGCGCCCGGAAACCAACGAAACGCAGGAGTTTGGTTTTGGCCTGCGCTTTGACGATCTGATGCTTGCCAACGATGCGCTGGAGTTTAAGGCCAGCTATTTCGATACCAAAGCCAAAGACTATATCTCCACAACCGTCGATTTTGCCGCGGCGACCACCATGTCGTACAACGTTCCGAACGCCAAAATCTGGGGCTGGGACATGATGGCAAAATACTCGGCCGATCTGTTTAGCCTCGACGTGGCCTATAACCGCACGCGCGGGAAAGACACCGATACGGGCGAGTACATCTCCAGCATTAACCCGGATACCGTCACCAGCAAGCTGGACGTTCCGGTGGCGCAAAGCGGTTTCTCCGTGGGCTGGATCGGCACCTTTGCCGATCGCTCAACCCACGTCAGCAGCAGCTACAGCAAGCAGCCGGGCTATGCGGTTAACGATTTCTACGTCAGCTATAAGGGCCAGGAGCAGCTCAAGGGCGTCACCACCACGCTGGTGCTCGGCAACGCCTTCGATAAGGAGTACTGGTCTCCGCAGGGTATTCCGCAGGACGGTCGTAACGGCAAGATTTTCGTAAGCTATCAGTGGTAA